Proteins found in one Methylobacterium sp. CB376 genomic segment:
- a CDS encoding LysR family transcriptional regulator, with product MDTLPDLGALRVIRAVAETGSITAAARRHGLTQSAVSQVVRRVEAAIGAPLFDRARRPLVPTAAGRILAARVQDLSRDLEDLLAVLRSAAAQPERIDLRLGLVDSFAGTVGAHLVRDLLDGTAALTLTAWSGLAFSHAEALLRRAIDAAITCDPMDGLSGIERYPVFREPYLLAVPRGLAGELAPLGLREVLARHRLVRHSERSFVGQQVERHLSRLGLRPPRAFEFDTSDALVAMVAMGMGVAVTTPLCLLQGIAHAPGIEVLPLPKPGFSRDLLLVTLRGEIPRLAPRIAARAQAVLREQAMPRLDALVPWLGAGAPALFPPTDGAGAPSPA from the coding sequence ATGGACACGCTTCCCGATCTCGGCGCGCTCCGGGTGATCCGCGCCGTCGCGGAGACCGGGAGCATCACGGCGGCGGCCCGGCGCCACGGCCTGACCCAATCCGCCGTCTCGCAGGTGGTCCGGCGCGTCGAGGCGGCGATCGGCGCGCCCCTGTTCGACCGCGCCCGCCGGCCGCTCGTCCCGACCGCCGCCGGCCGCATCCTCGCGGCCCGGGTTCAGGACCTGAGCCGCGACCTGGAGGACCTCCTGGCCGTCCTGCGCTCCGCCGCGGCGCAGCCGGAGCGGATCGACCTGCGGCTCGGTCTCGTCGATTCCTTCGCCGGGACGGTGGGGGCGCACCTCGTCCGCGACCTGCTCGACGGGACGGCGGCGCTCACCCTGACCGCGTGGTCGGGCCTCGCCTTCTCGCACGCCGAGGCGCTCCTGCGCCGGGCGATCGACGCGGCGATCACCTGCGACCCGATGGACGGCCTGTCCGGCATCGAGCGCTATCCCGTGTTCCGCGAACCCTACCTGCTGGCGGTGCCGCGCGGGCTCGCCGGGGAGCTCGCGCCCCTGGGCCTGCGCGAGGTCCTCGCCCGCCACCGGCTGGTCCGCCACAGCGAGCGCTCCTTCGTCGGCCAGCAGGTCGAGCGCCACCTGAGCCGCCTCGGGCTGCGGCCCCCGCGCGCCTTCGAGTTCGACACCTCGGACGCGCTCGTCGCCATGGTGGCGATGGGGATGGGCGTGGCGGTCACGACGCCGCTCTGCCTGCTCCAGGGCATCGCCCACGCGCCGGGGATCGAGGTGCTGCCCCTGCCCAAGCCGGGCTTCTCGCGCGACCTGCTCCTCGTCACGCTGCGCGGCGAGATCCCGCGCCTCGCGCCCCGGATCGCCGCCCGCGCGCAGGCCGTCCTGCGCGAGCAGGCCATGCCGCGCCTCGACGCGCTGGTGCCCTGGCTCGGCGCGGGCGCGCCCGCGCTGTTCCCGCCGACGGACGGCGCCGGCGCGCCCTCCCCCGCCTGA
- a CDS encoding calcium-binding protein: protein MTPSKAANLKNIVSRPTPVGTEDDDQDAVLLADDARRGPAGLGTSPTTLALVATFGNGTATVFGDSLDNTVTLSRNAAGQILVNGGAVPITGGTATVANTGLIQVFGQGGNDVLTLNEANGALPRANLFGGAGNDVMTGGSGNDMLFGQAGNDTLLGKGGADLLFGGAGNDVLTGGDGDDQVFGEAGDDRMIWNPGDDTDLFEGGDGTDTAEVNGGNGAETFALTANGTRVRFDRLDPAPFSLDIGTTERIVVNMNGGDDRFSATGNLAALIGVTVDGGSGNDTILGSNGGDLLLGGDGNDVVDGQQGSDVAMLGAGDDTFQWDPGDGSDVVEGQAGSDTLLFNGANIAETIDLAANGGRAVLRRDIASVTMDLNDVETVDVRALGGADRITVDDLSGTDVTRVVLNLAGAGGGGDGQADTVVINGTAGDDVIQLIAGSDGIRVLGLAAEIDIVGFDPSDRLLINGLGGDDVIEASGLTATGMLLTADGGAGNDVLIGGPGPDTLLGGEGDDVLIGGPGLDVLDGGLGSNVVIS, encoded by the coding sequence ATGACTCCCTCGAAGGCAGCAAATCTCAAGAACATCGTGTCACGTCCGACGCCGGTGGGGACGGAGGACGACGACCAGGACGCCGTGTTGCTGGCGGATGACGCGCGCCGCGGGCCGGCCGGCCTCGGCACCTCGCCGACCACGCTGGCCCTGGTCGCGACGTTCGGCAACGGGACGGCGACGGTCTTCGGGGACAGTCTCGACAACACCGTCACGCTGAGCCGGAACGCGGCCGGCCAGATCCTCGTCAACGGCGGAGCCGTGCCGATCACCGGCGGCACCGCGACGGTCGCCAATACCGGCCTGATCCAGGTCTTCGGTCAGGGCGGGAACGACGTCCTGACCCTGAACGAGGCCAACGGCGCGCTCCCGCGGGCGAACCTGTTCGGCGGGGCCGGCAACGACGTGATGACCGGCGGCTCGGGCAACGACATGCTCTTCGGTCAGGCGGGCAACGACACGCTGCTCGGCAAGGGCGGGGCGGACTTGCTGTTCGGCGGCGCCGGCAACGACGTGCTGACCGGCGGCGACGGCGACGACCAGGTCTTCGGCGAGGCCGGCGACGACCGCATGATCTGGAATCCCGGCGACGACACCGACCTGTTCGAGGGCGGCGACGGCACCGACACCGCGGAGGTCAACGGCGGCAACGGCGCCGAGACCTTCGCGCTGACGGCGAACGGCACGCGGGTGCGCTTCGACCGGCTGGATCCGGCGCCCTTCTCCCTCGATATCGGGACGACCGAGCGGATCGTCGTCAACATGAACGGGGGGGACGACCGCTTCAGCGCGACCGGGAACCTCGCCGCGCTGATCGGCGTGACGGTCGACGGGGGCTCCGGGAACGACACCATCCTCGGCAGCAACGGCGGCGACCTGTTGCTCGGCGGCGACGGCAACGACGTCGTCGACGGTCAGCAGGGCAGCGACGTCGCCATGCTGGGCGCGGGCGACGACACCTTCCAGTGGGACCCGGGCGACGGCAGCGACGTGGTCGAGGGGCAGGCCGGCAGCGACACCCTGCTCTTCAACGGCGCGAACATCGCCGAGACCATCGACCTAGCGGCCAATGGCGGGCGGGCAGTGCTGCGGCGCGACATCGCCAGCGTGACGATGGACCTCAACGACGTCGAGACGGTCGACGTGAGGGCGCTGGGAGGGGCGGACCGGATCACCGTCGACGACCTGTCGGGCACCGACGTGACGCGGGTCGTCCTGAACCTCGCGGGCGCCGGGGGCGGCGGCGACGGGCAGGCGGACACGGTCGTGATCAACGGCACCGCCGGCGACGACGTGATTCAGCTGATCGCCGGCAGCGACGGGATCCGGGTGCTCGGCCTCGCGGCGGAGATCGACATCGTCGGCTTCGACCCGAGCGACCGCCTCCTGATCAACGGGCTGGGCGGGGACGACGTGATCGAGGCGTCGGGCCTGACGGCCACCGGCATGCTGCTGACCGCGGATGGCGGCGCGGGCAACGACGTCCTGATCGGCGGCCCCGGCCCCGACACGCTCCTCGGGGGCGAGGGCGACGACGTGCTGATCGGGGGACCGGGCCTCGACGTCCTCGACGGCGGGCTCGGCAGCAACGTCGTGATCTCCTGA
- a CDS encoding phosphotransferase family protein has protein sequence MTAMAASPAEAETVISEFLNRCGLVTLGEPTRLVPLTGGVASDIFRVEVGERTFVVKKALARLRVAQEWNAPVSRNKSEVGWFIEARRAVPHAVPDIIAHDPDLGVFAMTYLDPARHPIWKDELRDGRARPAFASAVGQTIATIHNATAHSAEAARRFANDETFHAIRLEPYLEATARRHGDLAEELFALSRATIQSKVVMVHGDVSPKNILAGPAGPVLLDAECAWYGEPAFDLAFCLNHLLLKCVWKRPHATDYLACFDALASSYLSRVCWEAPESVEVRAARLLPALFLGRIDGKSPAEYITAEADRELVRRVARHLIVSRPRQLSQIRQDWAREVLN, from the coding sequence ATGACTGCCATGGCGGCATCGCCGGCCGAAGCCGAGACGGTGATCAGCGAGTTCCTCAACCGGTGCGGGCTGGTGACGCTCGGCGAGCCGACGCGGCTGGTGCCGCTCACCGGTGGGGTCGCGTCGGACATCTTTCGGGTGGAGGTCGGCGAGCGCACCTTCGTCGTCAAAAAGGCGCTGGCGCGCCTGCGCGTCGCGCAGGAATGGAATGCCCCCGTCTCGCGCAATAAGAGCGAGGTGGGCTGGTTCATCGAGGCACGGCGCGCCGTCCCGCACGCCGTGCCGGACATCATCGCGCACGACCCTGACTTGGGCGTGTTCGCGATGACCTACCTGGATCCCGCTCGCCATCCGATCTGGAAGGACGAGCTCCGCGATGGCCGGGCGAGGCCCGCCTTCGCGTCGGCGGTTGGCCAAACCATCGCCACCATCCACAACGCGACGGCTCATTCGGCCGAAGCGGCGCGTCGCTTTGCCAATGACGAGACGTTCCACGCCATCCGCCTCGAACCCTACCTCGAGGCAACAGCGAGGCGCCACGGCGACCTCGCGGAGGAGCTCTTCGCCCTCTCTCGGGCGACGATCCAGAGCAAGGTCGTCATGGTGCATGGCGACGTCAGCCCGAAGAACATCCTTGCCGGTCCGGCCGGACCCGTGCTGCTCGATGCCGAATGTGCGTGGTACGGCGAGCCGGCCTTCGACCTGGCATTCTGCCTCAACCATCTCCTCCTCAAGTGCGTCTGGAAGAGGCCGCACGCGACGGACTACCTGGCCTGCTTCGATGCGCTCGCGTCGTCCTATCTCTCCCGCGTGTGCTGGGAGGCGCCCGAGAGCGTGGAGGTGCGGGCAGCCCGCCTTCTGCCGGCGCTGTTCCTGGGCCGCATCGATGGAAAGTCGCCCGCGGAGTACATCACGGCGGAGGCTGACCGCGAGCTCGTCAGGCGCGTGGCCCGTCATCTGATCGTGAGCCGCCCGCGGCAGCTCTCACAGATCCGGCAAGACTGGGCGAGGGAGGTCCTGAATTGA
- the eno gene encoding phosphopyruvate hydratase, with protein sequence MTITSVHGRRLWDSRGRPTVEVEVTVGGHAVGRAIAPAGASTGSGEAIDLRDGGEAFGGLDVRRAIGNVNGPIARALVGMDASDPPAIDAAMIALDGTPDKSRLGGNATVATSMAVLHARARAVGLPVWKLLAGSRQVRIPLPEIQIFGGGAHAERRVDIQDFMVMCPGAGSFAEALDWTAEIYRAAGALMRRAGKLQGVADEGGYWPVFASNEEALDTLMLALEAAGFRPGADVAISLDVAASEFGRAGAYVLALDGRTLDTAGMIDMLGSWLDAYPIVSIEDPVAEDDVDGFKAFTASYGRHCQIIGDDFFVTDAKRVTRAAGDRSANAVLIKPNQAGTLAETHAALLAAKEAGFGTIVSARSGETEDTTIAHLAVGWDAGQLKVGSFSRSERMAKWNEVLRIEECLGDDAVFAGWSALPFKEAAPSS encoded by the coding sequence ATGACCATCACGTCCGTGCACGGACGCCGCCTGTGGGACTCCCGCGGTCGCCCTACTGTCGAGGTGGAGGTCACGGTGGGCGGCCACGCGGTCGGCCGCGCCATCGCGCCGGCGGGAGCGTCCACCGGCTCGGGCGAAGCGATCGACCTGCGTGACGGGGGCGAGGCATTCGGTGGCCTCGACGTGCGCCGGGCGATCGGCAACGTGAACGGGCCGATCGCCCGGGCGCTCGTGGGAATGGACGCGAGCGATCCTCCGGCGATCGATGCGGCGATGATCGCGCTCGACGGCACGCCCGACAAGTCCCGGCTGGGCGGCAACGCCACCGTGGCGACATCCATGGCCGTGCTGCACGCGCGGGCCCGTGCCGTCGGGCTTCCGGTCTGGAAGCTGCTGGCCGGGTCTCGGCAGGTGCGCATCCCCCTTCCGGAGATCCAGATCTTCGGCGGCGGGGCGCACGCCGAGAGGCGCGTCGACATTCAGGACTTCATGGTGATGTGCCCTGGTGCCGGGTCCTTCGCCGAGGCGCTGGACTGGACTGCGGAGATCTATCGCGCAGCCGGTGCGTTGATGCGGAGGGCCGGCAAGCTTCAGGGCGTCGCCGACGAGGGCGGGTACTGGCCCGTTTTCGCGTCCAACGAGGAGGCCCTGGATACCCTCATGCTCGCGCTCGAGGCTGCGGGCTTCAGGCCGGGCGCCGACGTGGCGATCTCGCTGGATGTCGCGGCCTCGGAGTTCGGTCGGGCCGGAGCCTATGTCCTGGCTCTCGACGGCCGGACGCTGGATACGGCCGGGATGATCGACATGCTCGGGAGCTGGCTCGATGCCTACCCGATCGTGTCCATTGAGGATCCGGTGGCCGAGGACGACGTCGACGGGTTCAAGGCGTTCACGGCGAGCTATGGCCGGCACTGTCAGATCATCGGCGATGACTTCTTCGTCACCGATGCGAAGCGCGTGACACGCGCAGCTGGCGATCGTTCGGCCAATGCGGTGCTGATCAAGCCGAACCAAGCGGGCACCCTCGCCGAGACCCACGCGGCCCTCCTCGCTGCGAAGGAGGCGGGTTTCGGCACCATCGTGTCGGCCCGCTCGGGCGAGACGGAAGATACGACCATCGCCCATCTGGCTGTCGGCTGGGATGCCGGCCAGCTCAAGGTCGGTTCGTTCTCCCGGTCGGAGCGAATGGCCAAGTGGAACGAGGTGCTTCGCATCGAGGAGTGCTTGGGGGACGATGCGGTCTTCGCGGGCTGGTCGGCACTGCCGTTCAAGGAGGCTGCGCCATCGTCCTGA